The nucleotide window AACAGCCCAGCAGAGAACAAAAAGCTGCAACCCCAAAACATTGAACAACAAAGCAAAGCAACCCACAATTGTtagctagagagagaaagagagtaacGGAATAGTAGTAACATCGGTTGAATATTGAGAAGAACTAGTGTCAGTCTTACCAGGTTGTAATACAAACTCGATGCACCGTGCTAGCAGCTACAAGAGCTATGATCTCCGCAATAACCACTTCCAAAAATAAACGAAAAACTTTTCATCAGCAAACAAACTTTACGCCATAGTTTTCACAGTGATTCTTGCATAAACTAAGAAATGATCAATTAAAAATATCTAATCTTCCCCACATCCTGGAATTGATTCACATGCCCTTGAAACACTCAAAAGCAATATTTTGGGGATTATCTGAGTCTCCGAACTAAACAAATCAAAAAGTCCTCAAACCAGACAGAGAGTGATAACAGAAAAGAGAAGTGTTTTAACAGATAATTGATTTTATCAATAATGTCCATGTCAAAGAGAAACAGCTACCTGCACCCCAGCTACTCTTCGTGCCAGAAGACTCCTGGAGATTTCCTATCAACTGCAAAGTAATCACATCACATTGACCCAACTGGATCAAGTTTGAAATAGACAAAGATGAGAACTCTGTAGCTTActgtgagagagaagagaaagaggagGGAGCTAGTGAAGCCTCCAAGGATCGTGAACAGCTCCGAAGAAGCTAATTTCCCTCTGTACACTTCTTGAAGCGAGAGGACCACCGTAAACAGAAGCATGGATCCAAGCATCGATCTTCCACCTCCCGCCGCCGCCATTGATTTCTCCTTTACTCTTCGGGAAATGAAACATCGTCTcaggaaagaaaaaaatctagagCGACAACCTTTTGAATGATCGGAGAATGTGATTGATTACCTTGAACGAAAATTACCCTAACAGATCGGAGCTTCCCTCTTCTCCTCAGCTTCACGGAAAATGAAGAAGACGACCGA belongs to Brassica rapa cultivar Chiifu-401-42 chromosome A07, CAAS_Brap_v3.01, whole genome shotgun sequence and includes:
- the LOC103829371 gene encoding keratinocyte-associated protein 2 — its product is MAAAGGGRSMLGSMLLFTVVLSLQEVYRGKLASSELFTILGGFTSSLLFLFSLTLIGNLQESSGTKSSWGAVVIAEIIALVAASTVHRVCITTCFLFSAGLLYEMNKISGYMHSESKSKRH